Proteins co-encoded in one Planctomycetota bacterium genomic window:
- the nadA gene encoding quinolinate synthase NadA, with translation MSLSWQQPLPAIYRELSDPELRFRIEAAKEQLGSELVVLGHHYQQDDVIDFADKQGDSFELSRFAADLEGVKYVVFCGVHFMAETADILTDPSVRVILPDLGAGCSMADMADLDQTEEAWEQLTEVFDGPPPVVPVTYMNSSADIKAFVGRHGGAVCTSSNARTVLDWALAQRPDAKVLFFPDQHLGRNTAAAMGFDPDSDMVVWDPRKDLGGNSEDDLKRARFLLWKGHCSVHALFRPEHVDQAREKFPDVKILVHPECKKEVVDKADMAGSTAYIVEQVRNAEPGTVWAIGTEVHLVDRLRQQHPEQTIFVLSECQCLCTTMTRIDLPHLCYVLEELAAGNVVNEITVDSETRKHATVALDRMLALKGTGNPIGKDQPEAATID, from the coding sequence ATGAGCCTTTCGTGGCAACAACCGCTGCCGGCGATTTATCGCGAGTTGTCCGATCCGGAGCTGCGGTTCCGCATCGAGGCGGCCAAGGAGCAGCTTGGGAGTGAGCTGGTCGTCCTGGGCCATCACTACCAGCAGGACGACGTCATCGACTTCGCCGACAAGCAAGGCGACTCGTTCGAGCTGTCTCGTTTCGCGGCCGACCTGGAGGGCGTGAAGTACGTCGTCTTCTGCGGCGTGCACTTCATGGCCGAGACGGCGGACATCCTCACGGACCCGTCGGTCCGCGTGATCCTGCCCGACCTCGGTGCCGGCTGCAGCATGGCCGACATGGCGGACCTCGATCAGACGGAAGAGGCGTGGGAGCAACTGACGGAGGTCTTCGACGGGCCGCCGCCGGTGGTGCCGGTGACGTACATGAACTCGTCGGCCGACATCAAGGCGTTCGTCGGCCGGCACGGCGGCGCGGTGTGCACGTCTTCGAACGCGAGGACCGTCCTCGACTGGGCTCTCGCTCAACGGCCGGATGCGAAGGTCTTGTTCTTCCCCGACCAACACCTCGGCCGGAACACTGCCGCGGCGATGGGCTTCGACCCGGACAGCGACATGGTCGTCTGGGACCCGCGCAAGGACCTCGGCGGTAACAGCGAAGACGACCTGAAGCGGGCGAGGTTCCTGCTGTGGAAGGGCCACTGCTCCGTTCACGCGCTGTTTCGGCCGGAGCACGTGGATCAGGCGCGGGAGAAGTTCCCGGACGTCAAGATACTTGTCCACCCCGAGTGCAAGAAGGAAGTCGTCGACAAGGCCGACATGGCCGGCAGCACGGCGTACATCGTCGAGCAGGTCCGCAACGCCGAGCCCGGCACTGTCTGGGCGATCGGCACCGAGGTCCACCTCGTCGACCGGCTTCGCCAGCAGCATCCGGAGCAGACGATCTTCGTGCTCAGCGAGTGCCAGTGCCTCTGCACGACAATGACGCGGATCGACCTGCCGCACCTTTGCTACGTGCTGGAAGAACTCGCTGCAGGCAACGTCGTCAACGAGATCACCGTCGACTCCGAGACGCGGAAGCACGCGACGGTCGCGCTCGACCGGATGCTCGCGCTCAAGGGGACAGGGAATCCGATCGGGAAGGACCAACCCGAAGCTGCGACGATCGACTGA
- a CDS encoding glycosyltransferase family 2 protein, with protein sequence MPHAVSDADDPRLLIAIPVHNEIDHATKLLPRLVDEVPHDVLFVDDASTDGTTELLEAAAERGDVHHVRHEANRGYGGALVTAFEWADARGYEWVVTMDCDEQHDPANLPAFLDAIRDDDSDLISGTRYAPESAGGDLPPAERRLVNMILTGTINDLFGWSLSDTFCGFKAHRVGPTMALELDEFGYAFPMQLWPRVFDRGLRVREIPVRRIYNDLDRSFGHDVRAGDLDDAAVRLGHYLDVLRHELCSLGLPELRDALPAAADEAIELLHNRSTPQLREALRQGISDAAIVPCP encoded by the coding sequence GTGCCGCACGCTGTATCCGATGCCGACGACCCGCGACTGTTGATCGCGATCCCGGTCCACAACGAGATCGACCACGCGACCAAGCTGCTGCCGCGGCTGGTCGACGAGGTGCCGCACGACGTGCTCTTCGTCGACGACGCCTCCACCGACGGCACGACCGAGCTCCTCGAAGCGGCTGCCGAACGGGGCGACGTGCATCACGTCCGTCACGAGGCCAATCGCGGCTATGGCGGGGCGCTCGTCACCGCGTTCGAGTGGGCTGACGCTCGCGGCTATGAGTGGGTCGTCACGATGGATTGCGACGAGCAGCACGACCCGGCCAACCTGCCGGCCTTCCTCGACGCCATCCGCGACGACGACAGCGACCTCATCAGCGGCACGCGCTACGCCCCGGAGTCGGCCGGCGGCGATCTGCCCCCGGCCGAGCGTCGGCTGGTCAACATGATCCTCACCGGCACCATCAACGACCTGTTCGGCTGGTCGCTCTCCGACACGTTCTGCGGCTTCAAGGCGCACCGCGTCGGGCCGACGATGGCGCTGGAGTTGGACGAGTTCGGCTACGCCTTCCCGATGCAGCTCTGGCCGCGTGTGTTCGATCGCGGGCTGCGGGTGCGTGAGATTCCGGTGCGTCGGATCTACAACGATCTCGACCGCTCGTTCGGGCACGACGTCCGGGCGGGCGATCTCGATGATGCGGCCGTTCGACTCGGGCACTACCTCGACGTGCTGCGTCACGAGCTGTGCAGTCTCGGCCTGCCGGAACTTCGCGACGCCCTGCCTGCCGCGGCCGACGAGGCGATCGAGCTGTTGCACAATCGGTCGACGCCGCAGCTTCGCGAGGCGCTTCGGCAGGGCATCAGCGACGCCGCCATCGTGCCCTGTCCGTGA